In a single window of the Massilia oculi genome:
- a CDS encoding MFS transporter, translated as MFKRGPETPAAANAPLGWREKLSYGVADMGFNFYWANIATFLLIFYTDTFGISAAQAATLLASIKLVNAFTDPLIGAAADRTSTRFGKFRPYLVWMSIPLGAAAVLTYTTPDLDAGGKLIWAYASYLAMMVFYTCVNIPYNALSGVMSADPQERSTINGLRFIFAFAGGTLVTAATPAMVGWLGNGDNERGWQLTMVAWSIAAALMFLITFANTRERIAPPPGQKSDVLRDIRDLAANRPWVVLFVLALVIMVTITLRTTTSAYYFKYVVERPELMASFVPTYMIFAAIGAACTPLMTRYVDKKLLMIVLMSATAVFSAAFFLIPVDRIDLMFVLQAATGFVLGPKSPLAFSMYADTADYNEWTTGRRATAMTFAAATFSQKLGTAVAVSVIGAVFTALGYVPNAAQTTGSQAGIVWLMSFVPASFALLAVLVMCFYNLDGKLLARIQLDLAARKAAP; from the coding sequence ATGTTCAAGCGCGGGCCCGAGACACCTGCAGCAGCGAACGCCCCCCTCGGCTGGCGCGAAAAGCTCAGCTATGGCGTGGCCGATATGGGCTTCAATTTTTATTGGGCCAATATCGCGACCTTCCTGCTGATCTTCTATACCGACACCTTCGGCATCTCGGCGGCGCAAGCCGCCACCCTGCTCGCCTCGATCAAGCTGGTCAATGCCTTCACCGATCCGCTGATCGGCGCCGCCGCCGACCGTACGAGCACCCGCTTCGGCAAGTTCCGCCCCTACCTGGTCTGGATGTCGATTCCGCTCGGCGCTGCCGCGGTACTCACCTACACCACGCCCGACCTCGACGCCGGCGGCAAACTGATCTGGGCCTACGCCAGCTACCTGGCGATGATGGTGTTCTATACCTGCGTCAACATCCCCTACAACGCGCTGTCCGGCGTGATGTCGGCCGATCCGCAGGAACGCTCGACCATCAATGGCCTGCGCTTCATCTTCGCCTTCGCCGGTGGCACACTGGTCACGGCGGCCACGCCGGCCATGGTGGGATGGCTCGGCAACGGCGACAACGAGCGCGGCTGGCAGCTGACCATGGTCGCCTGGAGCATCGCCGCCGCACTGATGTTCCTGATCACGTTTGCCAACACCCGCGAGCGCATTGCGCCGCCGCCCGGCCAGAAGAGCGACGTGCTGCGCGACATCCGCGACCTGGCCGCCAACCGTCCCTGGGTCGTGCTGTTCGTGCTGGCCCTGGTGATCATGGTGACCATCACCCTGCGCACCACCACCTCGGCCTATTACTTCAAGTACGTGGTCGAACGCCCCGAGCTGATGGCCAGCTTCGTGCCGACCTATATGATCTTCGCCGCCATCGGCGCGGCCTGCACGCCGCTGATGACCCGCTACGTCGACAAGAAGCTGCTGATGATCGTCCTGATGAGCGCGACCGCCGTATTCTCCGCCGCCTTCTTCCTGATCCCCGTCGACCGCATCGACCTGATGTTCGTGCTGCAGGCGGCCACCGGCTTCGTGCTCGGCCCCAAGTCGCCGCTGGCGTTCTCGATGTACGCGGACACCGCCGACTACAACGAATGGACCACCGGCCGCCGCGCCACCGCCATGACTTTCGCCGCCGCCACCTTCTCGCAGAAGCTCGGCACCGCGGTCGCGGTGAGCGTGATCGGCGCCGTGTTCACGGCCCTGGGCTACGTGCCGAATGCCGCGCAGACCACCGGCTCGCAGGCCGGCATCGTGTGGCTGATGTCCTTCGTGCCGGCCTCGTTCGCCCTGCTGGCGGTGCTGGTCATGTGCTTCTATAACCTCGACGGCAAGCTGCTGGCCCGCATCCAGCTCGATCTGGCGGCGCGCAAGGCGGCGCCATGA
- a CDS encoding methyl-accepting chemotaxis protein encodes MGNFIKLNIGTRLAAGFALTLLMTVIIATVGVWRLNQVAQETSSILAEPLAKERMIAEWYTQIFAAVRRTAAIVKSSDPSLTDYFKEDSAATGKLSADLVKRIEPLISGDDETALFKSVMEHRTAYSKARDGAVKAKADGNVELAEQILNQQFTPAAKAYQERVKELVDLQHKRVAASAELIASTASRGNFVIGSLAAGALLLGGVFAWLLTRSITRPLRQAVHAAEQVASGDLTVEIDSKATDETGALLRALGHMNTSLSKIVDEVRSGTQTISGASSEIAAGSFDLSSRTEQQAAALEETAASMEELTGTVRQNADNARQANQLAIAASSVATQAGQAVDQVVATMGSINDSSRKIVDIISVIDGIAFQTNILALNAAVEAARAGEQGRGFAVVASEVRTLAQRSAAAAKEIKQLIGDSVEKVDTGTKLVDHTGATMREVVDSIQRVTDIMGEISSASQEQITGIDQVNQAMGQMDNATQQNAALVEEATAATAALQDQAQRLAQVVDVFKLDARHVTPAAPVTPVKRPPARPALAKPAAQAAAKPAPAARPASKPAAAKAAGKPAAPAKVNESEWEEF; translated from the coding sequence ATGGGCAATTTCATCAAACTTAACATAGGTACGCGCCTGGCCGCCGGCTTCGCCCTGACGCTACTGATGACTGTCATCATCGCCACCGTCGGCGTCTGGCGCCTGAACCAGGTTGCCCAGGAGACGTCGTCGATTCTGGCAGAACCGCTGGCGAAGGAGCGCATGATCGCCGAGTGGTACACCCAGATCTTCGCCGCCGTGCGCCGCACCGCCGCCATCGTCAAGAGCAGCGACCCGTCGCTGACCGACTACTTCAAGGAAGACTCGGCCGCCACCGGCAAGCTGTCGGCCGACCTGGTCAAGCGAATCGAACCCTTGATCAGCGGCGACGACGAGACCGCCCTGTTCAAGTCGGTGATGGAACACCGCACCGCCTACAGCAAGGCCCGCGATGGCGCGGTCAAGGCCAAGGCCGACGGCAATGTCGAGCTGGCGGAACAGATCCTGAACCAGCAATTCACCCCGGCCGCCAAGGCCTACCAGGAACGCGTCAAGGAACTGGTCGACCTGCAGCACAAGCGCGTCGCCGCCAGCGCCGAGCTGATCGCCAGCACCGCCAGCCGCGGCAACTTCGTGATCGGCTCGCTGGCCGCCGGCGCCCTGCTGCTGGGCGGCGTGTTCGCCTGGCTGCTGACCCGCTCGATCACCCGTCCGCTGCGCCAGGCGGTGCATGCGGCCGAGCAGGTGGCGTCAGGCGACCTGACGGTGGAAATCGACAGCAAGGCCACCGACGAAACCGGCGCCCTGCTGCGCGCCCTGGGCCATATGAATACCTCGCTGTCGAAGATCGTCGACGAGGTGCGCAGCGGCACGCAAACCATCAGCGGCGCCTCGAGCGAGATCGCGGCCGGCAGTTTCGACCTGTCCAGCCGCACCGAACAGCAAGCCGCGGCGCTGGAAGAAACCGCCGCCTCGATGGAAGAACTGACCGGCACCGTGCGCCAGAACGCCGACAACGCGCGCCAGGCCAACCAGCTGGCGATCGCCGCCTCGAGCGTCGCCACCCAGGCCGGCCAGGCGGTCGACCAGGTGGTCGCCACCATGGGCTCGATCAACGATTCGTCGCGCAAGATCGTCGACATCATTTCGGTCATCGACGGCATCGCCTTCCAGACCAATATCCTGGCGCTGAACGCGGCCGTCGAAGCGGCGCGCGCCGGCGAACAGGGCCGCGGCTTCGCGGTCGTGGCCTCGGAAGTACGCACGCTGGCGCAGCGCTCGGCCGCCGCCGCCAAGGAAATCAAGCAGCTGATCGGCGACTCGGTCGAGAAGGTCGACACCGGCACCAAGCTGGTCGACCACACCGGCGCGACGATGCGCGAAGTGGTCGACTCGATCCAGCGCGTGACCGACATCATGGGAGAAATCTCGTCGGCCAGCCAGGAACAGATCACCGGCATCGACCAGGTCAACCAGGCCATGGGCCAGATGGATAACGCGACCCAGCAGAACGCGGCGCTGGTCGAGGAAGCCACCGCCGCCACCGCGGCGCTGCAGGATCAGGCGCAGCGCCTGGCGCAGGTGGTCGATGTGTTCAAGCTCGATGCGCGCCATGTGACGCCAGCGGCGCCAGTGACGCCGGTGAAGCGGCCGCCGGCACGGCCGGCGCTGGCCAAGCCGGCGGCGCAAGCGGCGGCCAAGCCAGCGCCCGCGGCCAGGCCGGCTTCGAAGCCGGCAGCTGCCAAGGCGGCCGGCAAGCCTGCCGCACCAGCGAAGGTGAATGAGTCGGAGTGGGAAGAGTTCTGA
- a CDS encoding CTP synthase, whose product MTKFVFVTGGVVSSLGKGIAAASLAAILESRGLKVTMLKLDPYINVDPGTMSPTQHGEVFVTDDGAETDLDLGHYERFISTRMKKVNNFTTGQIYESVIRKERRGEYLGKTVQVIPHITNEIQDYIRRGAEGVDVALVEIGGTVGDIESLPFLEAARQLSLRSGRKGAAFVHLTLVPFIASAGELKTKPTQHSVQKLREIGISPNALLCRADRRIPDDERAKISLFANVEEQAVISVWDVDTIYKVPQVLCDQGLDDIILEALGLEAPKADLSMWTRLIHTLENPKHEITIGMVGKYVDLIESYKSLTEALRHAGIHTESRVNIEYLDSEEIETRGCEHLAKYDAILVPGGFGKRGVEGKIMAARYARENKIPYLGICLGMQVALIEYARNMAGLPNANSTEFDPETDQPVVALITEWQNHDGKVEKRDVSSDLGGTMRLGAQTCAVNPGTLAAEIYGNVVTERHRHRYEGNNFYLPKIEAAGLTVSARTPNEDLCEIMELPRTGENAHPWYMGVQFHPEFKSTPRNGHPLFTSFIRAALAHQASNTNTAAGAANAAPALQGDAA is encoded by the coding sequence ATGACCAAATTCGTATTCGTCACTGGCGGCGTCGTGTCTTCCCTGGGCAAAGGGATCGCGGCCGCCTCCCTCGCCGCGATCCTCGAGAGCCGTGGCCTCAAAGTCACCATGCTCAAGCTCGATCCGTACATCAACGTCGATCCGGGCACCATGAGTCCAACCCAGCACGGCGAGGTATTCGTCACCGACGACGGCGCCGAGACCGACCTGGACCTCGGCCACTACGAGCGCTTCATCAGCACCCGCATGAAGAAGGTGAACAACTTCACCACCGGCCAGATCTATGAATCGGTGATCCGCAAGGAACGCCGCGGCGAATACCTCGGCAAGACCGTGCAGGTCATTCCGCACATCACCAACGAGATCCAGGACTACATCCGCCGCGGCGCCGAAGGCGTCGACGTCGCGCTGGTCGAGATCGGCGGCACCGTGGGCGACATCGAATCGCTGCCGTTCCTGGAAGCCGCGCGCCAGCTGTCGCTGCGCTCGGGCCGCAAGGGCGCCGCGTTCGTGCACCTGACCCTGGTGCCGTTCATCGCCTCGGCCGGCGAACTCAAGACCAAGCCGACCCAGCACAGCGTGCAGAAGCTGCGCGAGATCGGCATCTCGCCGAACGCGCTGCTGTGCCGCGCCGACCGCCGCATTCCGGACGACGAGCGCGCCAAGATCTCGCTGTTCGCCAACGTCGAAGAGCAGGCCGTGATCTCGGTGTGGGACGTCGACACCATCTACAAGGTGCCGCAGGTGCTGTGCGACCAGGGCCTGGACGACATCATCCTCGAAGCCCTCGGCCTCGAAGCGCCAAAGGCCGACCTGTCGATGTGGACCCGCCTGATTCACACGCTGGAAAATCCGAAGCACGAGATCACCATCGGCATGGTCGGCAAGTACGTCGACCTGATCGAATCGTACAAATCGCTGACCGAGGCGCTGCGCCACGCCGGCATCCACACCGAGAGCCGGGTCAACATCGAGTACCTGGACTCCGAGGAAATCGAGACCCGCGGCTGCGAGCACCTGGCCAAGTACGACGCCATCCTGGTGCCGGGCGGCTTCGGCAAGCGCGGCGTGGAAGGCAAGATCATGGCCGCGCGCTACGCCCGCGAGAACAAGATCCCTTACCTGGGCATCTGCCTGGGCATGCAGGTCGCGCTGATCGAGTACGCCCGCAATATGGCCGGCCTGCCGAACGCGAATTCGACCGAGTTCGACCCGGAAACCGACCAGCCGGTCGTCGCCCTGATCACCGAGTGGCAGAACCACGACGGCAAGGTCGAGAAGCGCGACGTGAGCTCGGACCTGGGCGGCACCATGCGCCTGGGCGCCCAGACCTGCGCCGTCAATCCGGGCACGCTGGCGGCCGAGATCTACGGCAATGTCGTGACCGAGCGCCACCGTCACCGCTACGAAGGCAACAACTTCTACCTGCCGAAAATCGAAGCGGCTGGCCTGACGGTGTCGGCGCGCACTCCAAACGAAGACCTGTGCGAGATCATGGAACTGCCGCGTACGGGTGAAAACGCGCACCCGTGGTACATGGGCGTGCAGTTCCACCCGGAGTTCAAGTCGACGCCGCGCAACGGCCATCCGCTGTTCACCTCGTTCATCCGGGCGGCGCTGGCGCACCAGGCTTCCAACACCAATACCGCGGCAGGCGCAGCCAATGCGGCGCCCGCACTGCAAGGAGATGCAGCATGA
- the kdsA gene encoding 3-deoxy-8-phosphooctulonate synthase, with the protein MKLAGFDVGLEHPIFLIAGTCVIESRQMAMDTAGTLKEITSALGIPFIYKSSFDKANRSSGKSFRGPGREKGLEILADVRREIGVPVLTDVHDEEMIPEVASVVDVLQTPAFLCRQTDFINACARSGKPVNIKKGQFLAPGDMKNVIDKARAAAREAGLNEDNFMACERGASFGYNNLVSDMRGLAIMRESNCPVVFDATHSVQLPGGQGTSSGGQREHVPVLSRAAVAAGIAGLFMETHPDPANAMSDGPNAVPLGHMKELLTTLVEIDRIVKKTGFMETKFK; encoded by the coding sequence ATGAAACTCGCTGGATTCGACGTCGGCCTCGAGCACCCGATCTTCCTGATCGCCGGCACCTGCGTGATCGAATCGCGCCAGATGGCGATGGACACCGCAGGCACGCTGAAAGAGATCACCTCGGCGCTGGGCATCCCGTTCATCTATAAATCGTCGTTCGACAAGGCCAACCGCTCGTCGGGCAAGTCGTTCCGCGGCCCTGGCCGCGAGAAGGGCCTGGAGATCCTGGCCGACGTGCGCCGCGAAATCGGCGTGCCGGTCCTGACCGACGTGCACGACGAAGAGATGATCCCCGAAGTGGCGAGCGTCGTCGACGTGCTGCAGACCCCGGCCTTCCTGTGCCGCCAGACCGACTTCATCAACGCCTGCGCGCGTTCGGGCAAGCCGGTCAACATCAAGAAGGGCCAGTTCCTGGCGCCTGGCGACATGAAGAACGTGATCGACAAGGCCCGCGCCGCCGCGCGCGAAGCCGGCCTGAACGAGGACAATTTCATGGCCTGCGAACGCGGCGCCTCGTTCGGCTACAACAACCTGGTGTCGGACATGCGCGGCCTGGCCATCATGCGCGAATCGAACTGCCCGGTGGTGTTCGACGCGACCCACTCGGTGCAACTGCCGGGCGGCCAGGGCACTTCGTCCGGCGGACAGCGCGAGCACGTCCCGGTCCTGTCGCGCGCCGCCGTGGCGGCGGGCATCGCCGGACTGTTCATGGAGACGCACCCCGATCCGGCCAATGCGATGTCGGACGGTCCGAACGCCGTGCCGCTGGGCCACATGAAGGAACTCCTGACCACGCTCGTCGAGATCGACCGCATCGTCAAGAAGACCGGTTTCATGGAAACCAAGTTCAAGTAA
- the eno gene encoding phosphopyruvate hydratase, with product MSAIVDIIGREVIDSRGNPTVECDVLLESGVMGRAAVPSGASTGSREAIELRDGDPKRYFGKGVLQACENINTEISEAIMGLDANEQAFLDRTLIDLDGTENKSRLGANAMLAVSMAVAKAAAEEAGLPLYRYFGGSGAMQMPVPMMNVINGGAHADNNLDIQEFMIIPVGAPSFKEAIRYGAEVFHTLKKILHSKGLNTAVGDEGGFAPSVANHEEAIKLIMQAIEQAGYVAGQDIALGLDCAASEFFKDGKYVLEGEGGLSLSAADFTNMLATWCDKYPIISIEDAMAEGDWEGWATLTAALGKKVQLVGDDLFVTNTKILKEGIQKGVANSILIKINQIGTLTETFAAIEMAKRAGYTAVISHRSGETEDSTIADIAVGTNALQIKTGSLSRSDRMAKYNQLLRIEEDLGDIASYPGRDAFYNLK from the coding sequence ATGAGTGCTATCGTTGATATTATCGGCCGCGAAGTCATTGATTCGCGTGGTAACCCGACCGTCGAATGCGACGTGCTGCTGGAATCGGGCGTGATGGGCCGCGCCGCGGTGCCGTCGGGCGCCTCGACCGGTTCGCGCGAAGCGATCGAACTGCGCGACGGCGATCCGAAGCGCTACTTCGGCAAGGGCGTGCTGCAGGCCTGCGAGAATATCAACACCGAGATCTCCGAAGCGATCATGGGCCTGGACGCCAATGAGCAAGCCTTCCTGGACCGCACCCTGATCGATCTCGACGGCACCGAAAACAAGAGCCGCCTGGGCGCCAACGCCATGCTGGCGGTGTCGATGGCTGTTGCAAAAGCCGCGGCCGAAGAAGCCGGCCTGCCGCTGTACCGCTACTTCGGCGGTTCGGGCGCGATGCAGATGCCGGTGCCGATGATGAACGTCATCAACGGCGGCGCGCACGCCGACAACAACCTGGACATCCAGGAATTCATGATCATCCCGGTGGGCGCGCCTTCGTTCAAGGAAGCCATCCGCTACGGCGCCGAGGTGTTCCACACCCTGAAAAAGATCCTGCACTCGAAGGGCCTGAACACCGCCGTCGGCGACGAGGGCGGCTTCGCCCCATCGGTCGCGAACCATGAAGAAGCCATCAAGCTGATCATGCAGGCGATCGAGCAGGCCGGCTACGTGGCGGGCCAGGACATCGCCCTGGGCCTGGACTGCGCGGCCAGCGAATTCTTCAAGGACGGCAAGTACGTACTGGAAGGCGAAGGCGGCCTGTCCCTGTCGGCAGCCGATTTCACGAACATGCTGGCCACCTGGTGCGACAAGTACCCGATCATCTCGATCGAGGACGCGATGGCCGAAGGTGACTGGGAAGGCTGGGCAACGCTGACCGCCGCGCTGGGCAAGAAGGTGCAGCTGGTGGGCGACGACCTGTTCGTCACCAACACCAAGATCCTGAAAGAGGGCATCCAGAAGGGCGTCGCCAACTCGATCCTCATCAAGATCAACCAGATCGGCACCCTGACCGAGACCTTCGCCGCCATCGAGATGGCCAAGCGCGCCGGCTACACCGCCGTGATCTCGCACCGTTCGGGCGAAACCGAAGACTCGACCATCGCCGACATCGCGGTCGGCACCAACGCCCTGCAGATCAAGACCGGCTCGCTGTCGCGTTCGGACCGCATGGCCAAGTACAACCAGCTGCTGCGCATCGAGGAAGACCTGGGCGACATCGCCAGCTATCCTGGCCGCGACGCGTTCTACAACCTGAAGTAA
- the ftsB gene encoding cell division protein FtsB, with product MRLITIALAVLLVLIQYPLWLGKGGWLSVADMQGQVEATRLKTEQLTARNAKLASEVIDLRDGLGAVEERARYDLGMIKQGEIFVQVLRKNEQPVESMTVPPPPPPSKNGAKPEATPTH from the coding sequence ATGCGCCTGATCACGATCGCCCTTGCCGTCCTGCTCGTGCTGATCCAGTACCCACTCTGGCTCGGTAAAGGGGGCTGGCTGTCCGTGGCCGACATGCAGGGCCAGGTCGAGGCCACGCGGCTCAAGACCGAACAGCTCACCGCGCGCAACGCCAAGCTGGCCTCGGAGGTCATCGACCTGAGGGACGGCCTGGGGGCGGTCGAAGAGCGCGCGCGCTACGACCTGGGCATGATCAAGCAGGGCGAGATCTTCGTGCAGGTGCTGCGCAAGAACGAGCAGCCGGTCGAGTCGATGACCGTACCACCTCCGCCGCCACCGTCGAAGAACGGCGCCAAGCCAGAAGCGACCCCGACCCACTGA
- a CDS encoding Dps family protein translates to MNIDIGISTEDRAKIVDSLSHVLADSYMLYLKTHNFHWNVTGPMFQTLHVMFQEQYTELWNALDDIAERIRALGHFAPGTYQRYAELSTIKEEANVPGAQEMIRQLVAGQEAVARTARAAFRIADAADDQPTAGMLATRMEIHEKNAWMLRAFLEQGAGHTQGEASSDSKN, encoded by the coding sequence ATGAATATCGATATTGGCATCAGCACCGAAGACCGCGCAAAAATCGTCGACTCGCTGTCGCACGTCCTGGCTGACAGCTACATGCTGTACCTGAAGACCCACAACTTCCACTGGAACGTGACCGGCCCGATGTTCCAGACCCTGCACGTGATGTTCCAGGAACAGTACACCGAGCTGTGGAACGCGCTGGACGACATCGCCGAGCGCATCCGCGCCCTGGGCCACTTCGCACCGGGCACCTACCAGCGCTACGCCGAGCTGTCGACCATCAAGGAAGAAGCGAATGTGCCGGGCGCGCAAGAAATGATCCGCCAGCTGGTCGCAGGCCAGGAAGCGGTGGCGCGCACCGCCCGTGCAGCCTTCCGCATTGCCGACGCCGCCGACGACCAGCCGACCGCCGGCATGCTGGCGACCCGCATGGAAATCCATGAAAAGAATGCGTGGATGCTGCGCGCCTTCCTGGAACAGGGCGCGGGCCATACCCAGGGTGAAGCGTCGTCGGATTCGAAGAACTGA
- the hslO gene encoding Hsp33 family molecular chaperone HslO: MTTTDTGTTNRDTLQKFIFDNAAVRGELVEISDTWREIQARHAYPKAVRAVLGEMVAAGALLSANLKFNGALVMQIHGDGPVRLLVVECDADLRMRATAKLAPDVEIADDATLNQLFNVNGKGRFVITLDPADKVPGQQPYQGVVPLDGDDVATVIENYMLRSEQMDTRLWLAADDQVARGLLLQKLPRHSGKEDQTKQATEAEDLETWNRAAMLGQTVKREELLSTDISTLLHRLFWEETIRVFDPVHPQFHCSCNREKVGNMLKMLGQEEVASALAELGELGINCDFCGKHYAFDKVDCAQLFASDSPVQTMMPPSGSTH; encoded by the coding sequence ATGACGACTACGGATACTGGCACCACCAACAGGGACACCCTGCAAAAATTCATCTTCGACAATGCTGCCGTGCGCGGCGAGCTGGTCGAGATTTCGGACACCTGGCGCGAGATCCAGGCCCGTCACGCTTACCCGAAGGCGGTGCGTGCGGTGCTGGGCGAGATGGTGGCGGCCGGCGCCCTGCTGTCGGCCAACCTCAAGTTCAACGGCGCGCTCGTGATGCAGATCCACGGCGACGGCCCGGTACGCCTGCTGGTGGTCGAATGCGACGCCGACCTGCGCATGCGCGCCACGGCGAAACTGGCGCCCGACGTCGAGATCGCTGACGACGCCACCTTGAACCAGCTGTTCAATGTGAACGGCAAGGGCCGTTTCGTGATCACGCTCGACCCGGCCGACAAGGTCCCGGGCCAACAGCCCTACCAGGGCGTGGTGCCGCTCGACGGCGACGACGTGGCGACCGTGATCGAGAACTACATGCTGCGTTCGGAGCAGATGGACACGCGCCTGTGGCTGGCGGCCGACGACCAGGTCGCGCGCGGCCTGCTGCTGCAAAAGCTGCCGCGCCACAGCGGCAAGGAAGACCAGACCAAGCAGGCCACCGAGGCCGAAGACCTGGAAACCTGGAACCGCGCCGCCATGCTGGGCCAGACGGTCAAGCGCGAAGAGCTGCTGTCGACCGACATCTCGACCCTGCTGCACCGCCTGTTCTGGGAAGAGACCATCCGCGTGTTCGACCCGGTGCATCCGCAGTTCCACTGCAGCTGCAACCGCGAGAAGGTCGGCAATATGCTCAAGATGCTGGGCCAGGAAGAAGTCGCATCGGCGCTGGCCGAGCTGGGCGAACTGGGCATCAACTGCGATTTCTGCGGCAAGCACTACGCCTTCGACAAGGTCGACTGCGCGCAGCTGTTCGCCAGCGACAGCCCGGTGCAGACCATGATGCCGCCGAGCGGCAGCACGCACTAA
- a CDS encoding gamma carbonic anhydrase family protein has protein sequence MAIYQLGEHAPEIDPSAYVADTATLVGKVTLEANASVWFGATLRGDNEPITIGENSNVQEGTVMHTDPGYPLDIGKNVTIGHQAMLHGCTVGDGTLIGIQAVVLNGARIGKGCLVGAGALVTEGKEFPDHSLILGSPAKVVRTLTQEDLLRLEGTAAGYVARGQLYKTQLKKIG, from the coding sequence ATGGCGATTTACCAGCTGGGCGAGCATGCGCCCGAGATCGATCCGTCGGCTTATGTTGCCGATACGGCCACCCTGGTGGGCAAGGTCACGCTCGAGGCCAACGCCTCCGTGTGGTTCGGCGCGACGCTGCGCGGCGACAACGAGCCCATCACGATTGGCGAGAACAGCAATGTTCAGGAAGGCACCGTGATGCATACCGATCCGGGCTACCCGCTCGACATCGGCAAGAACGTGACGATCGGCCATCAAGCCATGCTGCACGGCTGCACGGTGGGCGACGGTACGCTGATCGGGATCCAGGCGGTGGTGCTCAACGGCGCGCGGATCGGCAAGGGTTGCCTGGTCGGCGCGGGCGCCCTGGTCACGGAAGGCAAGGAATTTCCCGACCACTCGCTGATCCTGGGTTCGCCCGCGAAGGTGGTGCGGACACTGACACAAGAAGACCTGCTGCGCCTGGAAGGCACGGCTGCGGGCTATGTCGCGCGCGGCCAGTTGTACAAGACGCAGCTCAAGAAAATCGGATAA
- a CDS encoding alpha/beta fold hydrolase yields the protein MKASRSEFLTVRGLRMHVRHWGSPGAPKLFMLHGWMDVSASFQFMVDCLQGNWHVIAPDWRGFGQSQRSGFDTYWFPDYVADLDMLLDHYAPGEAVNLLGHSMGGNIAGIYAGVRPQRIARLINLEGFGLPTTHPTQYPGRVAKWLDELRAPPEMRGYASLDEVAARLRKTNPRLAPERAAFLAAHWAEQDRDGLWKILGDPAHKMSSPLLYHVDEIMACWSAITAPVLWVEAEDTDMWRWMGAKEQARAEVDRRMAYLKDVTPRMVPQAGHMLHHDQPELLASMAEEFLGDCP from the coding sequence ATGAAAGCTTCACGCTCCGAATTCCTCACCGTGCGCGGCCTGCGCATGCACGTGCGCCACTGGGGCTCGCCCGGCGCGCCCAAGCTGTTCATGCTGCACGGCTGGATGGACGTGTCGGCCTCGTTCCAGTTCATGGTCGACTGCCTGCAGGGGAACTGGCACGTGATCGCGCCCGACTGGCGCGGCTTCGGCCAAAGCCAGCGTTCGGGCTTCGACACCTACTGGTTCCCCGACTACGTGGCCGACCTCGATATGCTGCTCGACCACTATGCCCCGGGCGAGGCGGTGAACCTGCTCGGCCACAGCATGGGGGGCAATATCGCCGGCATCTACGCCGGCGTGCGGCCGCAGCGCATCGCCAGATTGATCAACCTGGAGGGCTTCGGCCTGCCGACCACGCACCCGACACAGTATCCGGGGCGCGTGGCCAAGTGGCTCGACGAGTTGCGCGCGCCGCCCGAGATGCGCGGCTATGCCAGCCTTGACGAAGTGGCGGCGCGCCTGCGCAAGACCAATCCGCGCCTGGCCCCGGAGCGCGCCGCCTTCCTGGCCGCCCACTGGGCGGAACAGGACCGCGACGGCCTGTGGAAGATCCTGGGCGACCCGGCGCATAAAATGAGTTCGCCATTGTTGTACCACGTCGACGAAATCATGGCTTGCTGGAGCGCGATCACGGCGCCGGTGCTGTGGGTCGAGGCCGAGGACACCGATATGTGGCGCTGGATGGGCGCCAAGGAACAGGCGCGCGCCGAGGTCGACCGGCGGATGGCCTACCTGAAGGATGTGACGCCGCGCATGGTGCCGCAGGCCGGCCATATGCTGCATCACGACCAGCCGGAGTTGCTGGCGAGCATGGCCGAGGAATTCCTCGGGGATTGTCCGTAG